From Pelosinus fermentans DSM 17108, the proteins below share one genomic window:
- a CDS encoding ammonium transporter, whose product MKKLLTIMSTSVLMMLLSLGTAFADGAEAAAEVAAIDTGDTTFILLSAALVMLMTPGLALFYGGMVRTKNVLSTLMQSFFIIGLITVQWVLWGYSLAFGPDINHIIGSLAWFGLNDVGQLPNPDYAATIPHLLFMVFQCMFAIITAALITGSFAERMRFSAFAVFIVIWATFVYDPLAHWVWGVGGWMREMGILDFAGGTVVHISSGISGLVVALFIGKRKGYGTEIMLPHHLPMTLIGASLLWFGWFGFNAGSALSASGLAVSAFVVTHVAAAAATLAWVLTEWLYNGKPTILGAASGCVAGLVAITPAAGFVSVIPAIVIGLAGGAICFFAVSILKAKLGYDDALDAFGVHGIGGTWGAIATGLFASTAVNPGGADGLFFGNPDLVWTQLFGVAVTWVFAAVMTFVILKVISIFMQVRSDESHEDIGLDIAEHGERGYSYQDITAGSPLAFSHAASQSEPINSSILQASHTKSH is encoded by the coding sequence ATGAAAAAGCTACTGACTATTATGAGCACTTCTGTCCTTATGATGCTGCTTAGTCTCGGAACAGCCTTTGCAGATGGCGCAGAAGCCGCCGCCGAGGTTGCTGCCATCGACACAGGTGATACTACTTTCATTCTGCTAAGTGCTGCACTAGTAATGCTTATGACACCTGGCTTAGCCTTATTTTATGGTGGTATGGTTAGAACTAAAAACGTACTGAGCACTCTTATGCAAAGTTTTTTTATCATCGGACTTATTACTGTACAATGGGTACTATGGGGCTATTCCCTCGCTTTTGGACCTGATATCAACCATATCATCGGCAGCTTAGCCTGGTTCGGCTTAAACGATGTTGGCCAATTACCAAATCCTGACTATGCTGCAACGATACCTCATCTGCTTTTTATGGTTTTTCAATGTATGTTCGCCATTATTACAGCTGCTTTAATTACAGGATCTTTTGCTGAGCGTATGAGATTTTCTGCTTTCGCTGTATTTATTGTCATTTGGGCTACCTTTGTATATGACCCTCTTGCACACTGGGTATGGGGTGTCGGTGGCTGGATGCGGGAAATGGGCATCCTGGATTTCGCCGGCGGAACGGTTGTTCATATTTCCTCAGGTATTTCTGGTTTAGTAGTGGCTTTGTTTATTGGCAAACGCAAGGGATACGGCACGGAAATTATGCTGCCTCACCATTTGCCTATGACCCTCATCGGTGCTTCTCTTCTCTGGTTCGGCTGGTTCGGCTTTAATGCCGGAAGTGCATTGTCTGCCAGTGGCTTAGCAGTCAGCGCTTTTGTTGTTACTCACGTAGCGGCAGCCGCTGCTACACTCGCTTGGGTTTTAACCGAATGGCTCTACAATGGCAAACCCACTATACTAGGCGCAGCGAGCGGTTGTGTGGCCGGTCTTGTGGCAATCACTCCTGCTGCCGGTTTTGTTAGTGTAATACCTGCTATTGTGATCGGTTTAGCTGGCGGTGCTATTTGTTTCTTTGCTGTTAGTATTCTAAAAGCAAAACTTGGTTATGATGATGCTCTTGATGCCTTTGGCGTTCACGGAATTGGCGGTACTTGGGGTGCAATCGCCACAGGCCTATTCGCCTCTACAGCTGTAAATCCAGGTGGTGCTGATGGATTATTTTTTGGCAATCCTGATCTTGTTTGGACTCAATTATTCGGCGTTGCAGTCACCTGGGTTTTTGCAGCTGTTATGACCTTTGTGATATTAAAAGTAATTAGCATATTCATGCAAGTACGTTCTGATGAAAGCCATGAAGACATTGGTCTGGATATTGCAGAACACGGTGAACGGGGTTATAGTTATCAAGATATAACTGCTGGTTCTCCTCTAGCCTTTTCTCATGCTGCCAGTCAATCAGAACCAATCAATAGTTCAATTTTACAAGCCTCACATACTAAATCTCACTAA
- a CDS encoding NAD(P)/FAD-dependent oxidoreductase yields MQSKYDVVIIGGGPSAIFAAYELVSSNPAISLAMIEEGHDIYHRTCPIAEKKVKHCINCKPCSIMRGFGGAGAFSDGKYNFTSEFGGWLNEYLTDAQVEELIDYVDSINIKYGAPKEFFTTKNSSIRKSAIAHDLHLLQAKVRHLGTENNLHILKCLYEFLKEKITIVFNKHVEDFQKQEEGFIVKMKNSQEEICCDYLIAAPGRAGSEWFSEKCLKMGLTISSNQVDVGVRVEIPAEVFQHITDEVYEAKLVYRTKQYGDLVRTFCMNPKGYVVAENTDGIITVNGHSYRDEKLHSKNTNFALLVSNRFTEPFNEPQQYGKRIASFSNMLGGGVLVQRFGDLIKGRRTNEHRLDQSFTKPTLAATPGDLSLVLPKRHLDNLIEMIYALDKIAPGMANDDTLLYGVEVKFYSSRLKLTEQLETEIPNMFGIGDGAGITRGLSQASASGIHVARVIHQRMQKDI; encoded by the coding sequence ATGCAAAGCAAATATGATGTAGTGATTATTGGCGGAGGTCCGTCGGCAATTTTTGCCGCCTATGAACTAGTGTCCAGCAATCCAGCTATTTCTTTAGCTATGATTGAAGAAGGCCATGATATTTATCATAGAACATGTCCTATAGCAGAAAAGAAAGTGAAACATTGCATAAACTGTAAACCATGCAGTATTATGCGCGGCTTTGGTGGGGCAGGAGCCTTCTCTGATGGTAAGTATAATTTCACCAGTGAATTTGGAGGCTGGTTAAATGAGTATCTTACAGATGCGCAAGTGGAAGAGTTAATTGATTATGTAGATTCGATTAATATAAAATATGGAGCACCTAAAGAATTCTTCACGACCAAGAACAGCAGTATTCGCAAAAGTGCAATTGCTCATGATTTGCATTTGCTGCAAGCAAAAGTTCGCCATTTAGGTACGGAAAATAATTTACATATTTTAAAGTGTCTTTACGAATTTTTAAAAGAGAAAATCACGATCGTTTTTAATAAGCACGTAGAAGATTTCCAAAAACAAGAAGAAGGCTTTATTGTAAAAATGAAAAATAGTCAGGAAGAGATTTGCTGTGACTATTTAATTGCAGCTCCGGGCCGTGCCGGCTCAGAATGGTTTTCTGAAAAATGCCTAAAGATGGGACTGACGATTTCCAGCAATCAAGTGGATGTTGGTGTACGGGTGGAAATTCCAGCAGAAGTGTTTCAGCATATTACAGATGAGGTATATGAAGCGAAGTTAGTGTATCGCACAAAGCAGTATGGTGATTTGGTTCGTACATTTTGTATGAATCCCAAAGGATATGTGGTAGCGGAAAATACAGATGGTATTATTACAGTGAATGGTCACAGCTATCGTGACGAAAAACTTCATAGTAAGAATACGAACTTTGCTTTATTAGTCAGTAATCGCTTCACAGAGCCTTTTAACGAACCTCAGCAATATGGTAAGCGAATTGCTTCTTTTTCCAATATGCTAGGTGGCGGAGTGCTAGTACAACGTTTTGGTGATTTGATAAAAGGGCGCAGAACCAATGAACATCGATTAGATCAAAGCTTTACCAAGCCAACTCTTGCCGCGACCCCGGGAGATCTGAGTTTGGTTTTGCCAAAACGTCATCTGGATAATTTAATTGAAATGATTTATGCCTTGGATAAAATTGCACCTGGGATGGCCAATGATGATACCCTCCTATATGGTGTAGAAGTAAAGTTTTATAGTTCCCGCTTAAAGTTGACAGAACAGCTAGAGACGGAGATTCCGAATATGTTTGGTATTGGAGATGGGGCAGGTATCACACGCGGTCTATCTCAGGCCAGTGCCAGCGGCATACATGTTGCTAGAGTGATTCACCAGAGAATGCAAAAAGATATATAA
- a CDS encoding NAD(P)/FAD-dependent oxidoreductase: MQNETALKPPHIVIIGAGFGGIRTARALAKHEVKITLIDKYNYHLFQPLLYQVATAGLSVDDIAYPVRAIFRDQKNVDFRLAEVSDVDFDNKVVTMNTGEIGYDYLVIAAGGSTNYFGMESMEKNGFGMKTLDESVMIRNHVLRMFELAAHEKDADKRRALLTFVIVGGGPTGVESAGALSELIYHVMVKEYHTLNFKEVRIMLVEASDKLFATMPKELRDATVETLIRKHVEVRLCVQVTDYNGEKMSLKGGEVIPTYTVVWAAGVKANSLIDTLKVEQASMRRAIVNEFLQLPNRPEVFVIGDSAQFMQGERPLPMVAPVAIQQAEVTAKNIRSLIRGKELKKFTYRDVGNMATIGRNAAVVHMGNFKTHGFIAWAIWSFVHILRLIDFRNRAVVFVKWMWDYLVYERVVRIITRQRQ; this comes from the coding sequence ATGCAAAATGAAACAGCGTTAAAACCACCCCATATTGTAATCATTGGGGCTGGTTTTGGCGGAATTCGTACAGCTCGTGCATTAGCAAAGCATGAAGTGAAAATTACCCTTATTGATAAGTATAATTATCATTTATTTCAACCGTTACTATATCAGGTAGCAACAGCTGGATTATCTGTAGATGACATTGCGTATCCTGTTCGTGCTATATTTAGGGATCAGAAAAATGTAGACTTTCGTTTAGCAGAAGTATCGGATGTGGATTTTGATAATAAAGTCGTTACCATGAATACTGGTGAAATTGGTTATGACTATCTGGTGATCGCAGCAGGTGGTTCGACAAATTATTTCGGTATGGAGTCTATGGAGAAAAACGGATTTGGCATGAAAACCTTAGATGAATCCGTTATGATCCGTAATCATGTACTGCGCATGTTTGAATTGGCAGCTCATGAGAAAGATGCTGATAAGCGCCGAGCATTATTAACCTTTGTGATTGTAGGCGGTGGCCCTACTGGTGTGGAATCTGCAGGTGCTTTATCGGAATTGATTTACCATGTTATGGTGAAAGAATACCATACCCTGAATTTTAAAGAAGTACGCATTATGTTAGTCGAGGCTTCCGACAAATTATTTGCAACCATGCCAAAAGAGTTGCGTGATGCTACTGTAGAAACGTTAATCCGCAAACATGTAGAAGTACGTTTGTGTGTTCAGGTTACAGATTATAATGGGGAAAAAATGAGTCTAAAGGGCGGCGAAGTGATTCCAACCTATACTGTAGTTTGGGCAGCAGGAGTAAAAGCCAATTCTTTGATCGATACATTAAAGGTTGAGCAGGCCAGTATGAGGCGGGCGATTGTAAACGAATTTTTGCAGCTGCCTAACCGTCCTGAAGTATTTGTGATTGGTGATTCGGCTCAATTTATGCAAGGGGAAAGGCCTTTGCCGATGGTTGCGCCTGTAGCAATACAGCAGGCTGAAGTCACGGCAAAGAATATACGCAGCCTAATACGCGGTAAGGAACTTAAGAAATTCACATATAGAGATGTGGGAAACATGGCAACCATTGGACGTAATGCAGCGGTTGTGCACATGGGTAACTTTAAGACTCATGGATTTATTGCCTGGGCTATCTGGTCCTTTGTACACATTTTACGACTCATTGATTTTCGTAATCGTGCCGTTGTATTTGTAAAATGGATGTGGGACTATCTCGTATATGAAAGAGTCGTGCGCATTATTACCAGGCAGCGGCAATAA
- a CDS encoding carbon starvation protein A, with protein MNGIYLVIIAALWLTLAYRIYGSFIAAKVLTLNSERVTPAVSMDDGRDYVPTNKWVTFGHHFAAIAGAGPLVGPVIAAQFGYLPGTLWLLIGAVFAGAVHDMVILFASVRHNGLSVAQIAKKEVSNLSGFCTSIAVLFLLVITLAGMAVVVANALYNSPWGTFTVAATIPIAIFIGIYLRWLRPGKIQEASIIGVLLVLAAVFVGPWIQHSPLAPYFTFDVKQLSIMLAFYGFFAAALPVWLLLAPRDYLSTYMKIGTIAALTIGIIVVRPEIQMPAFSQFVNGGGPVIGGPAWPFVFITIACGALSGFHSLISTGTTPKMIMNEKEILPIGFGAMLVESFVALMALIAATSLNPADYFAINSTPAAFAKLGLVVDQLPHLSEMVGEDITGRPGGAVSLAVGMAHIFSKIPGMESLMSFWYHFCIMFEALFILTLIDAGTRVGRYLLQEMGGVIYKPLKDTHWWPGIVFTSALICFAWGYLVLQGNISTIWPLFGVSNQLLGTLTLAIGTTMLFRMGRGRYAWITIMPMMFLATVTFTADYMNIFNTYLPAKNYLLAGVSGVMFILVVVVLIDSIIRWVHLSRTVPPDYSEAPDPKSIIN; from the coding sequence GTGAACGGTATTTATCTTGTTATTATTGCCGCGCTTTGGTTAACCCTTGCGTATCGCATTTATGGTTCCTTTATAGCTGCCAAAGTGCTTACGCTGAATTCAGAACGGGTTACTCCTGCGGTAAGTATGGACGATGGGCGGGATTACGTTCCCACAAACAAATGGGTTACCTTTGGTCATCATTTTGCAGCCATAGCTGGTGCTGGCCCGTTGGTAGGTCCGGTTATTGCTGCCCAATTTGGTTATCTGCCAGGCACGCTGTGGTTATTAATTGGTGCTGTTTTTGCTGGGGCTGTCCACGATATGGTAATATTGTTTGCCTCAGTTCGCCACAATGGTTTATCAGTGGCGCAGATAGCAAAGAAGGAAGTCAGTAATTTATCGGGTTTTTGCACTTCAATTGCGGTGTTATTTCTGCTGGTGATTACCCTGGCTGGTATGGCTGTAGTAGTAGCAAATGCTTTGTACAATAGCCCTTGGGGTACATTTACGGTTGCTGCCACTATTCCGATTGCTATTTTTATTGGTATTTACCTGCGCTGGCTGCGCCCTGGGAAAATCCAGGAAGCTTCTATCATTGGTGTGCTATTGGTTTTGGCTGCTGTTTTTGTTGGTCCGTGGATTCAGCATTCGCCATTGGCACCGTATTTTACATTTGATGTAAAGCAATTATCAATTATGTTAGCCTTTTACGGTTTTTTTGCCGCTGCATTGCCAGTGTGGCTGCTGCTGGCACCACGGGATTACTTGAGTACTTATATGAAAATTGGAACCATTGCTGCATTGACTATCGGTATTATTGTAGTTAGACCTGAAATCCAAATGCCTGCATTCAGTCAATTTGTGAATGGCGGTGGACCCGTTATTGGCGGTCCAGCCTGGCCGTTTGTCTTCATTACCATTGCCTGTGGTGCGTTATCTGGGTTTCACTCTTTAATCAGTACAGGTACGACACCTAAAATGATCATGAATGAAAAAGAGATTCTTCCTATTGGTTTTGGTGCTATGTTAGTCGAAAGTTTTGTTGCCTTAATGGCATTGATTGCTGCTACCAGCTTGAATCCGGCTGATTATTTTGCCATCAACTCTACTCCGGCAGCATTTGCAAAATTAGGATTAGTCGTAGACCAATTACCCCATCTGTCAGAAATGGTTGGTGAAGATATAACCGGGCGTCCCGGCGGTGCTGTTTCTTTGGCTGTCGGTATGGCTCATATTTTCTCTAAAATACCAGGAATGGAATCACTCATGTCCTTTTGGTACCATTTTTGTATCATGTTTGAAGCCTTATTCATTTTGACATTAATTGATGCTGGTACTCGTGTTGGTCGTTATCTATTGCAAGAAATGGGTGGCGTAATCTATAAACCACTCAAAGATACTCACTGGTGGCCCGGTATCGTCTTTACTAGTGCTTTAATTTGCTTTGCTTGGGGCTACCTGGTACTCCAGGGGAATATTTCTACGATTTGGCCTCTATTTGGTGTTTCAAATCAGCTGTTAGGCACCTTGACGTTAGCAATTGGTACTACCATGCTCTTCCGTATGGGACGGGGCCGCTATGCCTGGATCACCATTATGCCCATGATGTTTTTAGCAACAGTTACATTTACCGCTGATTATATGAATATTTTCAATACCTATTTACCAGCAAAAAATTACCTTCTGGCTGGTGTCAGCGGTGTCATGTTTATACTAGTTGTCGTTGTTCTCATTGACTCTATCATTCGCTGGGTGCATCTGTCACGAACGGTTCCACCTGATTATAGCGAAGCACCCGACCCTAAATCCATAATAAATTAG
- the atoS gene encoding two-component system sensor histidine kinase AtoS: MRRFFPKTLRYQILLLILMIVSIPILLIGYTVKIQAENALLQEKQIKLFGIARLLDHHLGNGFDTILSERHMLVEKRSDKIKALNERLASYTDIVAAVNAGVGVGYYSKEFDAIITYGPSDTYANKVGISIEELHPGRKVMETGHSMVQFGKLVRGNIMNVMLPIERNGQIVGYIWANELTDDVQAQLKVMDKNIFWSVLIGILVGMMLTVGLTNRFVKDVEEIKRGLQRLRFNLKKPIISMEGEIGEIVDEINHMAQALIDARSLNENIMYSIADGVVTVDTEGMITTMNQAAQQITGFTLEEVIGRRYKEIFRENDQFHSLLLDTLVSGTNHIGIEINYPVKEKYIYISISTSILIDSHNKTIGAVVVFKDLTQQHSLQEQVYRAERLAALGELMASIAHEIRNPLTAIKGFVQYLQNVDSDEERQEYMPIIIKEVDRVNRVIEQLLYFARPYKTHYMWVNINELIESTLVLVQNKTTRHKVEFRLFLADSLPQVEADAEQIRQVLLNLLINAMQAITDKGSVIIDTWQPDPSFVCVRITDTGNGITEENRKKIFDPFFTTKSAGTGLGLAVVQRIISAHYGQVEIESQVNEWTAVTLKLPVVHQGGKHDEA, translated from the coding sequence ATGAGACGCTTTTTTCCAAAAACATTACGTTATCAAATATTATTATTGATATTAATGATTGTCAGTATACCTATCTTACTGATCGGATATACGGTTAAAATACAGGCTGAAAATGCGTTGCTGCAAGAAAAGCAGATAAAGCTGTTTGGTATTGCCAGGCTGCTTGATCATCATCTTGGCAATGGTTTTGATACAATTTTATCAGAAAGGCACATGCTGGTTGAGAAACGCTCTGACAAGATAAAAGCTTTGAATGAAAGGTTGGCCAGCTATACCGACATCGTTGCAGCTGTTAATGCGGGAGTTGGTGTGGGCTATTATAGTAAAGAATTTGATGCTATTATTACTTACGGACCCAGTGATACATATGCTAATAAAGTCGGTATTTCCATTGAAGAGCTGCATCCAGGGCGAAAAGTAATGGAGACAGGGCATAGCATGGTGCAATTTGGCAAGTTAGTTCGGGGCAATATTATGAACGTTATGCTTCCCATTGAACGGAATGGACAAATAGTGGGATATATATGGGCCAATGAATTGACAGATGATGTTCAGGCCCAGTTAAAAGTCATGGACAAAAATATATTTTGGTCTGTTTTGATTGGCATTTTGGTTGGTATGATGTTGACGGTGGGGCTGACAAACCGTTTCGTAAAAGATGTAGAAGAAATTAAAAGGGGGCTACAACGTCTGCGATTTAACTTGAAGAAACCGATTATATCTATGGAGGGTGAAATCGGTGAAATTGTTGATGAGATTAATCATATGGCCCAAGCTCTGATTGATGCCCGTTCTCTGAATGAGAATATTATGTATAGTATTGCTGACGGCGTTGTTACTGTGGATACAGAAGGTATGATTACGACAATGAATCAGGCGGCTCAGCAAATAACTGGTTTTACCCTGGAAGAAGTGATTGGAAGACGATATAAAGAGATATTTCGTGAAAATGATCAGTTTCACAGTTTATTGTTAGACACATTGGTATCAGGAACAAATCATATTGGCATTGAAATTAATTATCCAGTCAAGGAAAAGTATATTTATATTAGCATTAGTACGAGTATACTCATCGACAGTCATAATAAAACGATTGGCGCAGTTGTTGTTTTTAAGGATTTAACCCAGCAGCATAGTTTGCAGGAGCAAGTATATAGAGCGGAGCGGTTAGCTGCCTTAGGCGAACTTATGGCAAGCATTGCTCATGAAATACGCAATCCGTTGACGGCGATTAAAGGGTTCGTGCAGTATTTGCAAAATGTGGATAGTGACGAGGAACGACAAGAATATATGCCGATTATTATTAAAGAAGTGGATCGGGTCAATCGTGTCATTGAACAATTATTATATTTTGCAAGACCTTATAAAACCCACTATATGTGGGTTAATATCAATGAATTAATTGAAAGCACTTTAGTGCTGGTTCAAAATAAAACGACTAGACATAAGGTGGAATTTCGTTTATTTCTTGCGGACAGTTTACCCCAGGTAGAAGCAGATGCAGAACAAATTAGGCAGGTACTGCTGAATCTTCTCATAAATGCGATGCAGGCTATCACTGATAAAGGATCTGTGATAATCGATACATGGCAGCCTGATCCATCCTTTGTTTGTGTCAGAATCACCGATACAGGAAACGGTATTACAGAAGAAAATCGAAAAAAAATATTTGACCCTTTTTTTACGACGAAGTCAGCAGGAACTGGCCTAGGATTGGCAGTAGTCCAACGTATTATCAGTGCCCATTATGGACAGGTGGAGATTGAGAGTCAAGTCAACGAATGGACGGCAGTGACCTTGAAGCTCCCTGTTGTTCATCAAGGAGGCAAGCATGATGAAGCATAA
- a CDS encoding sigma 54-interacting transcriptional regulator produces the protein MMKHNYTILVVDDEESVRKLLTAVLKREGYHVESAVDGQDAIEKCATVKPHAILMDIRMPVMDGITAFKEMKKVHRGVTVILMTAFAAVETAIEAIKLGAFDYLIKPFDIDEVTLLVNRAIQIQRMEKEITVLHRELNDSYRLDKILTNSPKVEELYRIIDRVAQSNASVLITGESGTGKELIANTIHYNSHRRKGPFIKINCSALPEGLLESELFGHEKGAFTGAMMRRAGRFEQADKGTLFLDEIGEISTKLQVKLLRVLQEREFERVGGNETIKIDIRVIAATNQNLEKMVKEGRFRQDLYYRMNVVCLNSVPLRERKEDIRLLADHFLHKFSYENDRGILRFDDGAMAALEKYDWPGNVRELANVAERAVIMSTGSVIFIEDLPLVLRDKSVIAQNEIEKDRYTGHTLKEMIKEEECKLIKQALLRNQGNKMKTAKELGISRRALIYKTQEYEIE, from the coding sequence ATGATGAAGCATAACTACACCATATTGGTAGTTGATGATGAAGAGAGTGTACGAAAATTATTAACAGCTGTGCTTAAGCGGGAAGGTTACCATGTAGAGAGTGCAGTAGATGGACAAGATGCCATAGAAAAATGCGCTACAGTTAAGCCTCATGCGATTCTGATGGATATTCGAATGCCTGTCATGGATGGGATCACTGCGTTTAAAGAAATGAAAAAGGTCCATCGCGGTGTGACAGTCATATTAATGACAGCTTTTGCTGCAGTTGAAACAGCGATAGAGGCGATAAAGCTTGGAGCTTTTGATTATCTCATTAAGCCTTTTGATATTGATGAAGTTACCTTATTGGTCAATCGTGCGATCCAGATACAACGTATGGAAAAAGAAATTACAGTACTGCATCGCGAACTTAATGATTCGTATCGTTTAGATAAAATATTGACAAACAGTCCCAAAGTGGAGGAATTATATAGAATTATTGATAGGGTCGCCCAAAGCAATGCAAGTGTCTTGATAACAGGAGAAAGTGGTACCGGTAAGGAATTAATTGCAAACACCATTCATTATAATAGCCATCGTCGTAAGGGACCGTTTATTAAAATCAATTGCAGCGCATTGCCGGAAGGGTTACTAGAAAGCGAGTTATTTGGACATGAAAAGGGCGCTTTTACTGGAGCGATGATGCGTAGAGCAGGGCGGTTTGAGCAGGCTGACAAAGGGACTCTCTTCTTGGATGAAATTGGGGAAATTTCTACGAAGTTACAGGTTAAACTATTACGTGTACTTCAAGAACGGGAGTTTGAGCGGGTAGGCGGCAATGAGACGATCAAAATTGACATTCGTGTCATTGCTGCAACGAATCAAAATCTGGAAAAAATGGTGAAAGAGGGACGCTTTCGTCAAGACTTATACTATCGTATGAACGTAGTCTGTCTCAATTCTGTGCCTTTACGTGAGCGCAAAGAAGATATCAGGTTATTAGCGGATCATTTTTTGCACAAGTTTTCTTACGAAAATGATCGAGGAATTCTTAGATTTGATGATGGAGCAATGGCTGCATTAGAAAAATATGATTGGCCAGGTAATGTACGGGAGTTAGCGAATGTCGCTGAACGGGCAGTGATCATGAGTACTGGCAGTGTAATTTTTATTGAAGATTTACCTTTGGTCTTACGGGATAAGAGCGTCATTGCACAGAATGAAATTGAAAAAGACAGATATACAGGGCATACTCTCAAAGAAATGATTAAGGAAGAAGAATGTAAACTGATAAAACAAGCACTGCTTCGCAATCAGGGTAACAAGATGAAGACTGCGAAAGAACTGGGAATCAGCAGGCGTGCTTTAATTTATAAGACGCAAGAGTATGAGATTGAATAG
- the atoD gene encoding acetate CoA-transferase subunit alpha, translated as MNKHVTIEEVGQSFKDGMTVMVGGFLGVGTPEVLVQAILDREIKDLTLIVTDTGFIDKGVGPLIVKRLVKHVIASHIGTNVETGKQMIQEQLSVELVPQGTLAERIRCGGSGLGGVLTSTGIGTIVEANKEKIWVDGVEYLIEKPLRADLALLKAKKADKAGNLVYDKSARNFNPVMALAADLVIVQVDEIVEIGEIDPDEVMTPGVLVDQIICIGGAR; from the coding sequence ATGAACAAACATGTGACCATCGAAGAAGTAGGCCAATCATTTAAAGATGGTATGACTGTAATGGTTGGTGGTTTTTTAGGTGTTGGAACACCTGAAGTATTAGTGCAAGCGATTCTAGATAGAGAAATTAAAGACCTTACCTTGATCGTGACTGATACTGGTTTTATTGATAAAGGAGTGGGACCTTTAATCGTTAAGCGCTTGGTTAAGCACGTAATTGCCTCCCATATTGGTACCAACGTCGAAACCGGTAAACAAATGATTCAGGAGCAACTATCTGTGGAGTTAGTACCTCAAGGGACACTAGCAGAAAGAATACGTTGTGGTGGATCAGGTCTGGGCGGTGTCCTTACTTCAACTGGCATTGGTACGATTGTAGAGGCAAATAAAGAAAAAATCTGGGTTGATGGTGTGGAGTATTTAATAGAGAAGCCTTTAAGGGCTGATCTTGCACTGCTAAAAGCTAAAAAAGCAGATAAGGCTGGAAATTTAGTGTATGACAAATCTGCTCGCAATTTTAATCCGGTAATGGCCTTAGCCGCTGATCTTGTTATTGTGCAAGTGGATGAAATTGTGGAAATTGGTGAAATTGATCCTGATGAGGTCATGACGCCAGGCGTACTTGTAGATCAAATTATATGTATTGGAGGGGCTAGGTAA
- a CDS encoding 3-oxoacid CoA-transferase subunit B yields MNAKEIIARRVAVEMQDGDVVNLGIGLPTMVANYLPEGINVVLQSENGFVGLSSVGEVPDNNLVNAGGQHCGINPGGAVFDSAMSFCLIRGGHVDVTVLGGLQVDQYGNLANWMVPGKMVPGMGGAMDLVSGAKKVIVAMEHSAKDGSAKILKECTLPLTGKGKVNLLVTELGVFRVIPEGLLLEEIAPGVEVETVAARTEAVLIISPNLKVMQNLASQI; encoded by the coding sequence ATGAATGCAAAAGAGATAATTGCCAGACGGGTAGCAGTGGAAATGCAAGATGGAGATGTTGTAAATCTAGGCATTGGTCTGCCTACAATGGTGGCAAATTACCTGCCAGAGGGCATAAATGTGGTTTTGCAGTCGGAAAATGGTTTCGTTGGTCTAAGCAGCGTGGGTGAAGTTCCTGACAATAACTTAGTTAATGCAGGTGGACAGCATTGTGGTATTAATCCTGGCGGTGCGGTATTTGATAGTGCCATGTCCTTTTGTCTAATTCGCGGCGGGCATGTGGATGTCACTGTGCTGGGCGGATTGCAGGTCGACCAATATGGTAATTTGGCTAACTGGATGGTTCCGGGGAAGATGGTTCCTGGCATGGGAGGAGCAATGGATTTAGTGTCAGGTGCAAAAAAGGTTATTGTGGCTATGGAACATTCTGCGAAAGATGGTTCTGCAAAAATTTTAAAAGAATGCACTCTGCCCCTTACTGGTAAAGGGAAAGTCAATCTTCTTGTGACGGAATTAGGTGTATTTCGTGTAATTCCAGAAGGTCTTTTGCTGGAAGAAATTGCTCCTGGTGTAGAAGTTGAGACTGTGGCAGCTAGAACAGAGGCTGTACTCATCATTAGTCCAAATCTTAAAGTTATGCAGAATCTTGCATCACAAATCTAA